The nucleotide window AACCCAGTCATGTTTGCAAACACACCCCGAAGTGGCACGTGTCCTTCAAGATGGTTGTATGACACATCCAGCTTGATCAACGAACTCATATTTGCCATCTCTTCTGGGACTGTTCCAGTCAGATTGTTCCATGAAAGGTACAGCTCCTGGAGCCCGGACATGCTTCCGAGCTCCGGAGGTATCCTTCCCGACAATTTGTTGCTCGTCAGGTTCAACATCTGAAGCCCCTTCAGCTTGCTCAAGGAAGATGGGATGCTTCCGCTAAAGAAGTTGTTGTCCAAACCGAGGAACTCTAAGCTCTGGCAACCACCAAGCTGCTTTGGTATCTCACCAGTCAAGAGGTTTCCTGACAACTTCAGGAGCGCAAGGTTCCCAAGTCTGATGACTTCAGGAGGAAGCGGGCCATCAAGCCGGTTGTTCGACAAGTCCATTGCTTGCGACAACGATGACAAGTTGAAGAGTTGTCTTGGGACTTCACCGGTGAGTGCATTGTTGGAGAGATTGAGAAGAGCCACCTTCTGTAGGTTGCCGAGGGTCAAAGGGATTGATCCGCTCAATTCATTGTTGCTAAGAACAAGCCTAAGGAGCTCTGTCAGGCTCCCGATGGAAGATGGCACCGGCCCCGACAATTTGTTCTCCTGCAGCCGTAACTCTGTAAGGTTCTTGAGCTTCCCAATCCCCTCCGGAATGGTACCGGTGAGGAGATTGGATTCTAGCCCCAAGGTTTGTAGGGCAATGAGGTTCTCAATACCAGATGGAATTGAACCAGATATGCGGTTACCCCCGAGGTTTAGACCCAAAAGCTTCCTTGAGAAGTTGCCGATGGAGCGTGGCATTTTGCCACTGAACTTGTTGTCCTCCAGAGAAAGAATTTCTAGGTTGTTGCACTTTGTCAAACGGTCCAAGAATTCCCAACCGCCGTCTTCATTGGTTGCAGTTAACTCATTGTTGGACATCTCCAACTTACTGAGGCATAATGTGCCAATCTCAGGAGGCACCTGTCCATTGAAGCTATTGTTGGAGAGGCTGAGAGACGCCATGCTTGTGGCGTTGGCTAGAGATGCTGGGATCGGCCCAGTTAGTTTGTTCCCGCCGAGGAGGAGAACCTGAAGCTTCATCATCCGAGCTCCTGCGTATGATGGCAAGCTTCCGGTGAACGCATTGTTAGCGAGGGACATGTCTTCTAACTTGGACATGTTGAAGAATCTTGGTGGGATAGTACCGCGCAAGCGGTTTTGGTAGACATTGAGTTGCCGAAGGAGAGCAAGACGCGAGAGGCCTTCGGGGAGGGTGCCTCCCAGAAGGTTCTGGTCGAGCATGAGGCTATCAAGGTTTGTGAGGTTGCCAAATGATGGCGGGATTTCGCCGGTGAGCAAGTTGTGGGTTAGCCAGAGGGTGGTGAGGTTCGACAGCGTCCCGAGCcatgcggggatggtgccactgAGGGTGTTGTTGTTGAGATAAGCAACAGCAAGGCTAGTGCAGTTGCTGAGGCTGTCGGGTATCTCCCCACTCACCCCGCCGTTGTCGCAAAGGCCAAGGTAGCTGAGGCGCCTCAGCCGGCCAAGGCTCGCGGGGATGCTGGCGGAGAGGGTGTTCTTGTTGAGGCCGAGGTACTCCAAGTAGGTGAGGTTGCCCAAGGCCGGGGAGATGGTCCCGGTGAGACCGAGGTAGGACATCTTCAGCGCCGTGACGTGCCCGTGCACGCAGGTCACCCCCGGCCACCGGCAGAAGTGCGCCGTGCTGTTCCACGACTGGAGCGTGCCCGTCGGGTCCGACACACCGGCCCTGAACGCCTGGAGCGCGTCCCGCTCGGGGTTGTGGATGCTGCTCGCCGCCGCTACATGTACGGCGAGCAAGAGCAGCAGCAGCATTTCGAGAGGCCGCGCCATGGTTGCCATATCTAGAGTGGAGTGTGGGCCGTAGAGTGAGGGATCAAGAAAGCTGGTTGGGTCATGTGTGTCTACAGCTTTGGCTCGCACACAAGTTATATAGGCGTGTTGCCGTGCTGGTGGCAGTGTAAGCGCTGGTGTCTCGGTTTGCCGTGCCGAGTAGGGCTTCCAGTAGGGAGTAGAGCATGCCATGGGGTGACTAGTGGGTGAGCCTTTCTTCACAAGACTCCAAAGGTGTCGATGAATTGATGTCACTAGAGGCTATATTGGCAGGGTATTGACCTGGTTTGCGGTCTTCCTGTACGCATTAGCTGGTGGCTGTCTAAAACAGCGAAGGTTTTGTTCTCATCCTGTGGAAAATCTATACATGTTAGCTGTAGCCTGTAGGCCACGTTTGCAAAAGGCTACTGAAGACCTTCTCTGGAGAAGTGGAAAGTTGAACATGCAGAGAAATTTTGTGGAAACTTCATTACGGGAATTTTGGGGCGATACATGTTGCAATGCAACTCGCAAACAATGGCATTTTTCTTCCGGCGATCAATTAATGCATGGGACCCTTTCTTCACAAGGCACCAGAGTTGTCGACGAAATGATGTTACTACAGGCTATAGTGGCACTGTGTTGACCTGGTCTGCGGTCTTCTTGTCAGTAATGGCAATGGTTTTGTTCTATTCCTGTGGAAAAGTTCTATTCCACGTTATCGTTTGCCTGTTGCTGTACGTAGGCCATGTTTGCTAAAGGCTACTGATTAGGCCTGGCTGGAGAAGTGGAAAATGGGAAGACGCATCAAAGTTTTGTGGAGATTTTAGTACGGGAATCTTGCCGCATTACATGGAGGCTAAAAGTATTCCATCGTGGTTTGGACTGCTGAACATGTCACGCCCATTTCGAAACTATGGCATTTCTTTCTCGGGAATCATGGCCGTAGCATCTGCAGACATTTGTACACTGGATCTGGAAAATGTGCTCAGATTTAGGACAGATAAAAAGGGATTCTAGGTCCCATGCATGCCTCAGCCATCTATTTGGTTGGAGATTCGCATGCTTGCATTCTTATCTTCTTTGCGTGTATCTCTTAGGGCCTGTTCTGTTGCCCTCAAACTCCAAACTTCACAACTTCTCAGCCTGTTTCAGCCAGAACGCCTCAACTCCAAGAAGCTAAACTTCACGAAGCCAACTAGGTGCAGTGTAATTTTCTGAAGCTAGGTATTAACGCAGCTCCATGTTTACAGGAATCTGGAGTTGTTCTGGTTTGAGCGGTGGCGGGGGCGTGATTTTCAGGGACGAAGATGGAGCTTTCAGGGGAGCCGCATCCCATTTCTTTCCGGACTGCTCCAGGCTGGATATGGCTGAGCTTCTGGCATGCAAAAAAGCGATTTAGCTAGCCATTCAGAGAGACATACAGAGGCTGCACTTGGAAACGGACTCGCAGGTGGTTGCTGGGATGCTGGCAGGAAAGGAGAGGAATTTGTCGCCTGTAGGACAAGTGGTCGAAGAGGTCAAGGCCATGATCAAAACTAGAGATGATTTCAGGCTAACCTGGGTCTGGAGGACGGCTAATGGGGCTGCCCATTTATTGGCAAAACTAGGTGCTAGTTCTAGTGTTTCGTTTTTTTTGGACTTAGTTCCCTCAGATTGTATTCTCAGCACTGTTTCAGACGAGATCCCTAATATAGTTTAATAAAGTATTAAAGTGGGGTTTTGAAGCTTAAACAAAAAGAATCTGAAGTTGGATGTATTTACGACCAAAATGCCACCGTCAAAGAAAACGGTTCGATCCCTCAGCTCCTCTCGTACAGGGAGAATATTAGGTACTCCCACCCTTTGGGGTGGTCCCGGTGCACCGATGCCgaaaaacattttaaaaatatttgaaaaattctgaaaaaaaaacTTAGCACATTGACACAACATTGATGCATCTTGTCACAAAATTTCAAATTAAAATTCAAAACATTGCTCgagatacaaaaatgacaaattcgACAGTAAATAGTACATAACATAAGTTGGGCTTTAGATTTGGCCCATTATCACATTGATGtcaaatttgtcatttttgtatctcGAGAAATGTTTTGAATTTTGATTTGAAATTTTGTGACGAGACACATCGATGTTGTGTGACTGTGCTAactttttttcagaatttttcaaacatttttaaaatgtttttCGGCATCGGTGCACCGGAAGTACCCAAGGGGTGGGAGTACCTGATATTTTGCCCTCTCGTAAGGGGGGTACCGCACGCGCCGGCTCCTCCTCGTTCGCCCAATATGGGCTACTCTCAGCCGGCCCAAGGGGGAACAGATGGTCCAGCAGTCCTCCCAGCTAGGCTACCACATCAAAATGGCGTTTTCCCTAAAAAAAGATCAAAATGGCGCTGGGAGAAGCCGAACGCTTTCGAGTCGCCACCTAAAGTGAGAAGCCATGCAAGAAGCTGAATCTAAGAAGTTTTAGAGAAGCTGGGCAGTTTCAGAACAGGCCCTAAGGGGCTCATGCATGCATGTTTTGTGTTCGTCGTGATGAGAACTTTCGAACAAGACCAATCTTGATTATATATACTTCAACAActttatttttttttcaaatattgAAACTTCATAATTATAACGTTAAGTTTTACCAAAAATCATATGCTTTTAGGATTTTAGATTCTGGGCTTAGAGCTTTACTGCTTATGGTTTAGGATTTAGGTTTAAGTTTTAATTATGAAACTTGCTAAATTTATCATCATTACAATCAAGTTTTAGTAGTTGACACTTACATGGCCGCTCGATGTGCCTCGTGATCCGCAAAACGATTGGATTCCCCATGGGGGCAACCAAATTTTAAGTTTCAGTTTCTGAAACTTGTGATTTTGCGTTCGCTCGTACCAAGTTCTAGCATTTGAAACTTAACGAAGATTTATAAATTCATCAAATGTATTCAAAATAGATCTTATTTGAAAGCCTTCGTCACAAGCAACATGAATGTGAATACGAAAAATAAGCTGGATTTGTCGTTCAAAATATAAAAGATTCAATATTGAAAGtcaaaagaaaaatgataggggGTGGGATGGGTGGAGCTGCCAAAAGTTGCAAAAGGTTGCTTGCATAGGCCATCCAAAATAATCAATGGACTAATTCATGCACAGGACCTATCGATCGAGCATGGGAGAAAATCCACTCTCCATGTTGCCGTGGGTTTTACTTCACATATGCTCCCAAATCGCTTACAATACTTTGTTAAAATGTCTAAAAATTGTCTCACTAGATCTTTTGGATGTGCTGTGATTAACTCTGAGCCTTTCATTATGACCCATAACATGAAGAAACATTGCTACTTACTCTTTCACAGCGGTGTAGATACTATCATATAGAAATCCCTTGTGCCTAAAAGTCTCCACTTTGCAAAACGTGCTCTTCGCATTTGAAGCATGTTAACAGCCCCTACGTAGTTGATGTTGTAGATGTGGTCAATATTCGTCATCCTCTCCCTATCACGAACTAACAATGGACCATAATGGATCACATGCTTATCACCATGACGAACCGATCTCTTGAGGACCAATATGACTCAGGCCCGAATCACATCCACGAGTGTTGTTGCCTGAACAACCAACTTAATTCATTCGTCCTAGTGGAACCGATGTTGCTGTAAGTATGTAATGGCGAAATCGACCCTATACCATATTTTTAACGACCTAACAGTGGAGGGTGGTTCTATGGTGCTTACCGTTGATGGAGTCGATGATCCGCCCATGTCGGAGACAAGACGGATGAGACAAAGACGAAGATGAAGGAGACAAACAAGTCATGCTACCAGAGATTTAACTTGTCGACGCCTAAGCAGCCGCAACCGCCATCGGTGCCTAGAAATGACGTTGGATTTGTCCTACCGCTGGAGTTGAGCGGGTAACATGGGTGAGGGGCAAGACATTTCGCACCATCCAGTGCAGACAAATTTTGGTCTCCCGGCATCTCTTTGTCGAATCCCCCCTGCACCGCTGAGCATGACGTCCCCCCTTTTGCGCTCTACTCAACATAGCTCACCGAAACAACCGATTTGGGTGTTTTTAGTGAGCCACGCTCTGGGCTGCTTCAAAGTTCGTATGCATGCGGGCCAGGCCCTCGTGTACGCAAACAAAGAGGCTTTTTCTACATCTAGTGAGCCTGTTTGCGCATGCAACCAACCAAACACATCGATACATTATAGCTCCGGCCATATTCCCTAGTCTGCCTATGCCTCGCTTAGTGCAAGGTGGAAGGCAGTGTTGCGTCAAGGACACATATAGTGGGCCGACCCAGTAGCGAGTCAGCCATTTCTTTCAATTTTTGTTTGttgatttttttccttttttatatTTCTCAAAAAAATTCTAAATACAAGCATTCCAAAATTTAAATTTACTAAATTTCCTTTACACtcgtgaatttgaaaaatgttaacgCATTGTCGAAAAATCGATAACATTCCAAAAAAATTGACACTTAAAATGTTTAATACATATTAAAAAAATCTTTAACACACATATTTGAAACtttgttaatcatgtatttgaaaaatgttaaatttGTAAAAAAATCGATCTATAATGAAAATGTAAAATGTGTATGAAAAAAAAGTTGACAGCATATATTTAATAAAATTTCTaatcatgtattcaaaaaatattaaacatgcatgaaacaaTGTACATTTTTATGAAAACAATGTACAAGGTGTACTAAAACAAAGCACGGTAATTAGggatttgaaaaatgttaaaggGATATAAGAAAATGTTTGATATGTATGGCAAAAATATATAATGTGTATGAAAAAGAAAGCACATATCAAAAATACATATTTTAAAAAATAAGTTAATCACGTATTTAGAAATCCTACAAGGTGTACAAAAAATATGTTTCTGATGTGTATGACAAATATTTCATGCATTTTAACAATGATTTTTGGGTGGTGCATTTTAATAATGTTAAATGTGTACATAAAATTTTCTTGTTctataaaaaagaaaagaaaccccCAATCAAAACCgtcaaaaatatattttttaagAAAACCAGTAACAACTGAGAAAGAAACcaaaaaaagaaaaccaaaagaATATAGAAGAGAAAATCAAAGAAAACATCGCAAAAGAATGAAAACAATAAAAAccaagaaaaataaaagaaatcaAGAAAGTAACAAAGAAAACcgaagaaacaaaaataaaaaaactcaataaagaaacaaagaaaaatatGAAAAAACGAAAACAAAAATCATtgaaaacaaaaaaagaaaaaccgATAAAAACAAACGAAATGGAAAAGATAAAAAAATAAAGAGGAAAACCGTAGCAGCAAACACACCAAACAGCGAGCGAGCGAACGTGAGCAACTTTACAAATGGACCGGCGCAGTACTGTACGCCACACGAAAAGCTTGAGGTGAGACAGGAGTTATTCTAGATTTAAGTGAGATATCGTTCTCACAACGGTCTCCTCCAATTTCAATAAGGCTAAACATATAAAAAATTACACGCAATTACACACTAACTAAAATTCTTTCCTTCTAACTAACCATTTTTTCCCTGATTTTCACGAGGTAGGGCGTTTCCTCCCCTTAATCTCCAATCAAAATTCACATGTTTGTAAAATCCATCTATTTATAAAACCCAGGTTGCATTACTCCTCTAATTTTTACAGCCATGAAACCTGCACTCGTGTTTATTTCCCGGCCCATCGTTTGTTGGTCGAATCAATGCCAGATCGGTGAAATAACGAAGACCGCCGCTGATCGGCACCACCCGTGGGACACGGCGCGTTCTACTCCCATTCGAACAATCGCGGTGATGACTAGCCAGAGTAGTCACACTGCCTAAGGCCCAACTCCAGCGCATGACTTGTAACGTCCGTCTCGTGTGTTTGAGGTAAAACGGACAAACCTCACACCTCAGTATGCGACCGTCTTaactcattttttttatttgtgTCCAGTCTGACTCATTTCAAGCAAAAACATGTGTTTGGTTTGGGTTTAGGCGGACAACGAACAGACACGCCTCTCGTCCGTATCGGGGCTACATGGCAGGAGGTCACCTACCTCCCACCGTCCAAATTAACTGTGCATGCGCGGTCGGCCCCATCTGTCATCCGCCCAAGCGAGCGGTCGCCATCCTTCTTAAATGGGAAGTCGTGGACCGGTCACAGTCCATGCTCACACTCCAGTCCTGCTGCCTCCTCGAAACCCGACCGCAAACCCTACTTCTCCCCTCCCCTTCCTCGAGCTCACCGGCCACCGGCAGCAATGGCGCGGTGGAGCACTGGCCGCAAGGGGGCGCACGATCACGAGGCTGGTtcgtgctccggccgccgccgccgccgctccgccAGATCTGAGCCCGCACCACCCCCACGGAGCGCCCCCTCGCCGCCCGCATTCGCCATCGCCCCCTACGGCCGCCGACGAGCGCGACCGGCACTCATCGACCCGGATGTTTGCCGACGTTATTGGGAAACTAGGATGCCGCTCCTGGAGCGACGTACACCTGCCCAATAACTGGCATCTGTCTCCGGATCGGGTGCCGATCCCGATGAGCGGCCGTGCCTGCCGCGAGGAGATCAACCGCCGTCGTCGCCTCCTGCCTGACGACCTGTACTACGACCCCAGGTACACCATCGACTCCGCACTGTGGGACACCTGGTTTCGGGATGAACACGACATGCGACGCGCGTTCTACTTTGCTGGTACCTCATCTGGCCCTCGGCGGCCACATACAGAGCGCTGAGCTCGTGCTCCGAGCCCTTCCCAGGTGCACGGGCGTACATGGGTGCGCGACATCACGCCGACGCCTTCGCCCTCTCTgtcgccaccaccacctcctcgcaTGACAGAGGAGGAggcctggctccttcaacatgtCATGAAAGACTCCATGAACACGCACGATGAGTGCCTATGGGAGGGCCTGGACACCATGTTGGCGCTCTTTGCGGCCGGCGACGTGGCCGTACCGAGGCTGGAGATGACGGGTGTCAAGGAGGAGGTGCTGGAGGAGCAGCCCGTCGCCGCGTTCCACTCGGACCTGGTGGGCCAGCGATGGAGCTGGTTGTGCACGGCCACGGACATGGCCGACGCCGTGGGGGGCGGGTGGTGCCCCATGCTGCCGCAGTCACCGGAGCGCGAACCGTCGCCACAGGGGGGAGGTGGTGCAGGCGCCTCCCACCTTCCAGGCACCACCGTCCCACCTCTGGATGCCGCCGCCCTACATCGACCTCACTGGCGGCGGTGACGACAACGGCGACGGGCATGGCATCGACGTGCACGGCGAAGACGGGCGGCGCTTGTCTTTTGTTTTAGTTTTAATGTAAATTATGTTCTAACTGTGGAGGCCGTGAAGACTATAATGTTTAATTGTGTTTGCGTATTATTTAATTTTTTTCAGCATTTTATTTGAGTTTGCGATTTTTTTTATAACATGTTCATCCCAGACATAATTTGAGGTGCCGCCGCGCGTTGGATGCACCGACACGGCAACGGCCCCAAACGGACATGGGCTACCCCATTGCCGCTCAAACGGAAAGAATCCAAacaaaacggacgtccgtttcgtgcgttggagttggcctaaaCTGCATCCTCAGCAGCAGCAATTATTGTACTCCTCCAACCACTCTGGATCACTTGATACAATGCCAGCCTGGACTCACCTCCCGGTGCCCAGAGATGCCTCCGTCGATGCATAATTTCAGAGCATATGAAGAGACGAATTTTCTTTTCTTTCTGACAAAGGGCGTATGAAGAGATGGTTTGTACTATCAGGAACATTAGAGACGGAAGTAGAAGGCCGAGAAATTCAAGAAATGTTAGCTTTTATATGTGGAAAACATTTCATCCACTTGGCTAATTTGCCTGCAGCTCTCCAAGTGGTCACAAATTTTAGGAGACAAGGAGGCCGGCCTGGAAATCGACCCCACA belongs to Triticum urartu cultivar G1812 chromosome 7, Tu2.1, whole genome shotgun sequence and includes:
- the LOC125520837 gene encoding receptor kinase-like protein Xa21; this translates as MACSTPYWKPYSARQTETPALTLPPARQHAYITCVRAKAVDTHDPTSFLDPSLYGPHSTLDMATMARPLEMLLLLLLAVHVAAASSIHNPERDALQAFRAGVSDPTGTLQSWNSTAHFCRWPGVTCVHGHVTALKMSYLGLTGTISPALGNLTYLEYLGLNKNTLSASIPASLGRLRRLSYLGLCDNGGVSGEIPDSLSNCTSLAVAYLNNNTLSGTIPAWLGTLSNLTTLWLTHNLLTGEIPPSFGNLTNLDSLMLDQNLLGGTLPEGLSRLALLRQLNVYQNRLRGTIPPRFFNMSKLEDMSLANNAFTGSLPSYAGARMMKLQVLLLGGNKLTGPIPASLANATSMASLSLSNNSFNGQVPPEIGTLCLSKLEMSNNELTATNEDGGWEFLDRLTKCNNLEILSLEDNKFSGKMPRSIGNFSRKLLGLNLGGNRISGSIPSGIENLIALQTLGLESNLLTGTIPEGIGKLKNLTELRLQENKLSGPVPSSIGSLTELLRLVLSNNELSGSIPLTLGNLQKVALLNLSNNALTGEVPRQLFNLSSLSQAMDLSNNRLDGPLPPEVIRLGNLALLKLSGNLLTGEIPKQLGGCQSLEFLGLDNNFFSGSIPSSLSKLKGLQMLNLTSNKLSGRIPPELGSMSGLQELYLSWNNLTGTVPEEMANMSSLIKLDVSYNHLEGHVPLRGVFANMTGFNFTENGELCGGVPQLHLPRCSVVRYGSHTNWPLHIMAPILGMFLISSILLTIFLCYKRNSRHTKATAPDILDASNYQRVSYAELAKATNGFADANLIGAGKFGSVYLGALPLNDNGTLESVPVAVKVFDLQQVGASKTFLSECEALKSVRHRNLIRIVTCCSSIDGRGDDFKALVFELMPNYSLDRWLHPTPEALKNVGSLTAIQRLNIAVDIADALHYLHSNCVPPIIHCDLKASNILLSKDMTACIGDFGLAKLLLDPGIHDTMNSESTIGIRGTIGYVTPEYGTTGKVSTQGDVYSFGIMLLEIFSGRSPTDDIFRDGLMLPGFVSAAFPNRTEEVLDATLLATKEFDGDCRVSVHDCLASAIWVGLSCTRAAPYERMSMRDAAAELHAIRDACAQA